The Lathamus discolor isolate bLatDis1 unplaced genomic scaffold, bLatDis1.hap1 Scaffold_64, whole genome shotgun sequence genome has a window encoding:
- the LOC136006760 gene encoding synaptophysin-like protein 1: MAAPRWDLGPAREPLGLIRALQGFFSIFAFATLGGFQGSVSFRLSCAGSPNASVSAAFAYPFRMNVATFAPSLTTLCNRTWAADVHLVGDFSSSARFFVLVAVSSLLYSLGALLLYLGYLHRYRGAGGKLPLADLVATAAFSFLWLVASSAWAKALVDVKASVAAPLPSCHPPAVTCTRSATTPMGALNVSVAFGFLNLILWLGSCWFVFKETNFHRPPAPGTPSAM; encoded by the exons ATGGCGGCTCCGCGGTGGGACCTGGGCCCGGCCCGGGAGCCCCTGGGGCTGATCCGGGCCCTGCAGGGG TTTTTCTCCATCTTCGCCTTCGCCACCCTCGGGGGCTTCCAGGGCTCTGTCAGCTTCCGCCTGAGCTGCGCCGGGAGCCCCAACGCCTCCGTCAGCGCCGCCTTCGCCTACCCCTTCCG GATGAACGTGGCCACCTTCGCGCCCTCCCTGACCACGCTCTGCAACCGGACGTGGGCTGCGGACGTGCACCTGGTCGGGGACTTCTCGTCCTCGGCGCGCTTCTTCGTGCTCGTGGCCGTCTCCTCCCTGCTGTACAGCCTGGGCGCGCTGCTCCTCTACCTGGGCTACCTGCACCGCTACCGCGGTGCCGGGGGGAAGCTGCCCCTGGCG GACCTCGTGGCCACCGCTGCCTTCTCCTTCCTGTGGCTCGTGGCCTCCTCAGCGTGGGCCAAGGCACTGGTGGACGTCAAGGCCTCGGTGgcagctcccctgccctcctgccACCCCCCGGCTGTGACCTGCACCCGCAGTGCCACCACCCCCATGGGTGCCCTCAACGTCTCCGTG gCCTTCGGCTTCCTCAACCTCATCCTTTGGCTCGGCAGCTGCTGGTTTGTCTTCAAGGAGACCAATTTCCACCGCCCCCCGGCACCCGGCACCCCCAGCGCCATGTAA
- the LOC136006759 gene encoding kallikrein-14-like — protein MELLPMSLVLLLMGGAIGQDEDRIIGGYPCVPHSQPWQVYIYSPVRCGGILLRDNWVLSAAHCNSRGLRLRLGENDLQQQEGTEQNRLVAKAIPHPAFNPTTLDNDLLLLKLDRPVGLGRAVRPLALPRSCAPPGTTCLVSGWGTVTTPQVTLPRHLICAYVDILPDAACRQAYPQRVTPNMLCAGVRNQRIDSCQGDSGGPLSCNGTLQGIVSWGLQTCALPGRPGVYTRVCNYVGWIENTMNRN, from the exons ATGGAGCTACTGCCAATGAGCCTGGTTCTGCTGCTGATGG GAGGAGCCATCGGGCAGGATGAGGACAGGATCATCGGGGGGTATCCCTGTGTCCCCCACTCCCAGCCATGGCAGGTCTACATCTACAGCCCCGTGCGCTGCGGTGGGATCCTCCTCAGGGACAACTGGGTCCTCTCGGCTGCCCATTGCAACAGCAG GGGTCTCCGACTCCGCCTGGGAGAGAATgacctccagcagcaggaggggacGGAGCAGAACCGCCTGGTGGCCAAGGCCATTCCGCACCCGGCCTTCAACCCCACCACCCTGGACAACGACCTCCTGCTCCTCAAGCTGGACCGACCCGTGGGGCTGGGCCGCGCCGTGCGGCCCCTGGCCCTGCCCCGTTCCTGCGCCCCCCCCGGCACCACCTGCCTGGTCTCGGGCTGGGGAACCGTCACCACCCCGCAGG TGACCCTGCCCCGGCACCTGATCTGCGCCTACGTGGACATCCTGCCCGATGCCGCCTGCCGCCAGGCCTACCCGCAGCGCGTGACTCCCAACATGCTTTGCGCTGGGGTGCGCAACCAGCGCATCGACTCCTGCCAG GGTGACTCTGGAGGGCCCCTGTCCTGTAATGGGACCCTCCAGGGCATTGTGTCCTGGGGGCTGCAGACCTGTGCCCTGCCCGGGCGCCCCGGGGTCTACACCCGCGTCTGCAACTACGTGGGATGGATCGAGAACACCATGAACCGCAACTAG